In Oryza sativa Japonica Group chromosome 8, ASM3414082v1, the sequence gaactattgaaaccagtgcaatttgactccctcagctgttttggagggtggttttgtTGATGTGGCGGTATTGACCCGGTCTTTGttccacgtggcgcttatgtgacgttagaattaaaaatatatgtgggacccacttgtcattcaaacaaaaaaaatgtggggCACACTTGTCATCCTTTCTCCCTCCGACCCTTCTTCctcactctctctcccttagtgcaatttgactccctcagcggttttggagggtggttttgttgacgtggcggtattgacccggtcttcgttccacgtggcgcttatgtggcgtTAGAatcaaaaaatatatgtgggacccacgtgtcctccctctttctctcccttatctctctctctctcattcagcatggcggcggtgggcgatgGGTGCGGCTACAGGAGGAGGCCAAGGATttggggggaggggaagggggcagGCAGGATCGCTGGGGATGACGGTTGGTCTGCACCGTCGGTCACCACCATCGTCCATTCCGGTccaccaccgccggtccacACCTGCACGCGGCGTCGCCCGAGGCGGCCGATGCAACAACGACGGCAATCCCatctcttcccctcctctcctgttGTCGCCGCTCGTTGATGTTGCTGACGAGGGATAGTAGCGACTCCGTCTCCATCTCTTCCCTCTCTCTTGCTTGGCGGTGCCAGGGTCAAGCCCGTCCTAGTCGGCGTCGAAGTTGGGGGCACGCTCCGCCTCAGTCTTGTCTCGGGCGGCGACGTCCACTTTTCCTGGTGGCTGCGGAATGGGTAGGTTAGGAGCTCTCTCGCCCCCGCAGTCGGTTGCCCGGTCGACTCCCTGTTGGCGGCAGTGGCAGCGGCAGTCTCATTGGGGGACTAAGAGACAGATGGTGGCGGTTGAGGAGGCCGGAGGCCCTGGAGCGGCTGCTTTCGCTCTTCATTGACGGTCGGTCGTCCTCACCTCCTCGGCAGCTACTTGaacggagggagagagagttCACGGCTAGCGAGTCGGCTACGCGCTTCGGTGCGGGCCCAGGTGCAGACACCGGTTCAACGCGGAGTGCACAGAGCGGTGGCTGCGGGTTAGCGCCACCTGCCCAGTGTGCCGTGAcatgccgtcgtcgtcgccgatggCCACACCGCTCGCGGaggccgtgccgccgctgccatggccgaagtggaaaagaaaagagagagataagggagagagagggaagaggaagaagggtcGGAGGTagaaaggatgacatgtgggctccacatgtcagtgggtcccatatttttttgtttgaatgacaagcgggtcccacatatattttttaattctaacgCCACATGAGTGCCACCTGGAACAAATACCaggtcaataccgccacgtcaGGAAAACCATCCTCTAAAACCACCGagggtttcaatagttcggggagtcGTCTTATCTGTTTTTCAGTTAAGGGATACGAATTAAATTCGGTGTACTTTAAatggagtcaaagtggactttttcctccCAGCTTCGCTCCTGTGAAATCAATGTTTGTAACTAGATGCCACCTAGAAAAATGAGTATAATTGTTAGGAAAAATAGATAATTGCAGTTCACATGTTGTGTTAGGCTTGTTCGTGTCCCAAACCCAATTGGGACGTGATGGACGTATTTGGCTTGAGCTGGAGAACAAGTTCCAAGTGCCAGCCAAACCCAATTTGGCCGGGTTCAATTAATCCCCATGAGAAAGGCAGGGCAGACGATTGGCTAGGACGATTTTTTACTTGTGATATAAGTTTGCTAATTCGTGTGTAATTTTAGCGTTTCCAtataaaggctgtgtttagttggatccaaagtttagattttagttgaaattggagataatgtaactaaaaagttgtgcgtatgacaggttgatgtgatgaaaaagaactgaagtttggatccaaactttggatctaaacacagccaaagttCTTTTTAGCTCTGAACAACAATTTAAGCTATTCCGTAGTCACTTCGCTAAAACAGGAATGAACAACTATTTAAGCTATTTCTTAGTCACTCCGCTAAAACAGGAACGAAACAAAAAGGTTTTTGAAGCACGGTTGTACTAATTGCATAGTATCCCAACATGGTCCGGTGAACAGAGAAGATATGAAACCAAGACTCAGAAAACCACAGCACGGTTGTACAGTGCTAATTCGAGTTCCTCGTCAAAATCTGACTGAAAAATGAAACTACAGGAGCTATAATTTAGGTCATCCGCTGGGCAGCCTCCTTGGCGAGCAGCTTTTCCCTGGCCTTGGTCTTCGCCTGCGACTTGGATCCCATGACGCCGCCTCCCCACTTCTTCCTAACCTCATCGAATTTGTCGTTGAAGTTCGCCTAGAGCAAGATGGTTTGCAGCGTTAGCGAATGAGGTGCTAAAGGGTGGCAGCAGCACTGGATAGTATGATATGATGATTAAATGCACGAGGGATCTCGTGGTTTCTCACCTTGATAGCCTCCAGGATCTTGCTGAACTCAAGCTTGTCCTCGTTCTTGACAGTGGTCAAGCAGAGGACAGATGCAGTTTTCTTGTGAACAATCTACAAGTGATTATTTGTGAAGAATGAGACTCTTTATACTAGCACCTATACCTTCAACAAGTACAAACAAGGTTCAGGAGGAAATATACTGATCCAAGACGGGCTTTTCCTTTCACAATGCAGTAAGGGACCTCCATCTTCCTGCACAGGGCTGGAAGCCACACAACCAGCTCAATCGGATCGACATCATGAGCAATGACGACCAGTTGGGCCTTGCTCTGCAAGAAAACCATTCACTTATCTCAACAATTTTGTTTGATTGTTTGTTCCCATAAAGATACGCCTTGATTGGTAACTAACAAAGATATGCATAGGTCACTTAGGTTCTGTACCTGCTCAATGAGGTATGTGACATGGTTAAGACCATACTTCACAACAATTGGTTTCTTTGCCTCAACGGTTTTACCTTCAGCCTCAGCCTGGGCCCTCTTCAAAAGCCTCTCCTTCTTAGCAGCCTTGTCCTCAGGGCGGTACTTGAGGAGCATCTTAAACAGATTAGTTGCTGCAAACAACTATGCACATAAGATATTTTTGACACCATGAATTGTAAAATATAACAAATGCCGCGTACAGAGCAATTCAAGTTGAACTGCATGTAAGTCCTGTTACTTTGTTTTGAAGTGGTACTATGAACACAATAATACTAAGAACACACCAGCCACATTAGCAACCGACATCCTACTAACAATGGTGTCAACGTATGCTACGTACAGTGGACAGATGACCAAACTATACTAATACTAAAGAAGACTTTAGTAGTAATACCTCAGCATTTCCTGTTCTTATTTTTCATTCACGGACAAATTTCCTAGACACTAGCAAACAACAAACACTAGTGATGAAAAGCTTCGTTCAACTGAAAGAAATCTACCCTGCTAACCAGAAATGTACTACTAAGCTAGTAGTAAGCCATAATCAAGAACATTACATTACTTGGGCACTATATACAAACCACCACAATTCAAGGTTCGCAATGAACATATATACAGGTGGATTTTCCTAACCATCTCAGTGAACCAAGTAGCGTTCCAGGTGCAATGCCAAACCCGACAAATCTGACTGATGGGACGATGAACGAATCAAGGCGAATTACATACCGAGGTTCTTGTCGAGGGTGCGAGTGAACTGGTTGAGCGCCGGGGGCACCTTGAGGCGCTGCTTGAGGATGCGGCGCTGGCGCTGGATGCGCACCACCTTGGGCCACTTGACGAACCGGTGAAGGTCCTTCTTGGGCGGCAGCGCGCCGCCGATTCCGAACTGCTTCGGCCTCTTCTCGAACAGCGGGTTCGTCACCTTCTCCTGCACCCatcaacatcccaaatcaaaccacgccccccccccccccgcaacAACAAAGATTTCAAGCGCGACAACGGAGCAAGAGATAGATGATTGCGGGTACCGTCTTCTTCTTCGCCGGCACCGGCGCCCTGCCGCCTCGCTTCGGGGCCTGCGAGATTTACGATCCAGACGCATCAGCGCATATACATGATTCATATGTAAAGTTGCAACCTCCAAGCGAGGTCTCGAGATAAGCTAGCAGCCGCTGCGAGAATCCAAGACAGCGTTCACAAGATCCAAGGAAACCACACGAAGGACACCACAGAAAAAAGTATCACCAAAAGATCCGGTTTCTTCGCAGAAAGGAAACCGCTGGAGCAGCTGCGATAGCACTGGCACACAAAagacgcggcggcagcggcggcgagaacGTACCATTTCGCCGGAGGGGGGGCGCTGGAGCTTGGTGTTCCGAACGGGAGACGGCGAGGCGGGgggtggagggggaggcggtggcggcggcgagaggtggTGACGCGAGGCGAGGTGGTGATTTTATAGAGGAAGAGTCGGGACGACGTGAATGCTTCCAGCTCGTCGGATGGCGCGAGCTTGAGGGGCTCGGGACATCTTGGCCGTCCATAGGATTAGGGTTTAGGAGGCGTCACTTGGGCCGCGGCCGTCCATAGGCTACTGGGCCGTCCCGGTTGCTTTTAAAAGTGAATAAGTCTGTTTGCCTCCCTCAACTCATGTCCTTTGATTTGCAACACTCAACCGCAAaaccccatatatatatatatatatatatatatatatatatatatatatatatatatatatatatatatatatatatatatatatatatatatatatatatatatatatatatatatatatatatatatatatatatatatatatatataactctcAAAATTGTTGCAAATCTACTACCCTGGTGGTTTCGGAAGTGGTTTTGTCCCACGTGTCATCTTTGTCCACGTTGTCTAGCACTCTAGCTGAGTCAGCTTGTGGGACTTACATATCAGGGAcaaggataaaaaggaaaaacggTTGGGCCCACTGTCAGACACACTTCTCTTCTTCTCTAggcccttctctccctcctccggaAGCTCGATGGTCGCTGCCCCACCCCGCCGATAGCCGTTGAGTCTTGTTCGCACGCACGAAAACAACAAAAATCTAGCGTAAATAAAAGGGGATGGGAGTAGGTAGTAGTGACAGTTGAGGAAATCAAGAAAAGAGAGGATAATGCAACGGGAGATGGGGGCAATCGGAGCGGGTCATTTTCCCCGCCCACCGAAGAGGCAGTCCCTCAGACAGCGGGGAGTGGAGACCCCTCCCCGAGAGTGGAGATTCGACCAGGGGGTTAGTCGGCGAGCGGTGCGAGGTATCTGCGATCGTGATGGATTCGCGGGGCCCGACCAccccgcgaggaggaggaggtaggaggttatacaggttcaggctaCCCGGAggtgtaataccctactcctgtgttggTGTTCGTTGTCTTCTCTAGATCGGCTAAGAACTGAAAGTTCAAGTGCCATTGATTTGGTTTTGATGATTAATAACAAATCCAAttatgtgagactaatgtttttatAAGCATTTCTTTGCCTAGTCTCATGTGGATATGAAAGTGGAGTGTTGGTGGACCTAAATCACAAGAATGAAATACATGGAGATCAAGCTATATGTATCACTCTTTCTCTTCATGTACATATTGATATGTTCGTATATAATATTTCCACGTGATTGGCATAtgcatgtgagactaatgttttgtttgagtATTATCTCTTATTTAGTCTATTTACATTGAGACGTGGAGATGATGAatgtatgtttttattttattgtctaTATTTGATAAATGCCTTCTATTCTTGTATAGGATAAGCTCTCAATGTTTAATATCTTGTTATGCATACTCTTGCTTcacacaaatattttatatgcatacatttagggggagcaaatcctatactttAGTTATGCATGTAATCGATTCAAATTATTCACCTTCATTTAATTGAGATCTTTACACTTGAacatatatttgagtatatgacacttgtggtgttgattaatactcatcatttattcatatccTTTTATACATGCGATCGGTTGGTCAACATGTGTAGGTTGACAACCGGATCATTGGgactaataattttattgagtTGAATGAAAGAAATAGGTCCCAAGGATTACAAAGGTGTTGATGCTCAAGTGATATCATTACATCTAACAATACCAAGAATGACAAAgtgaagatattgaagatgtgTGATACAAAGTGGCTATtatggcaagacggtgaagggcaagcgatgctcggtcgcgatggaccatgcggcggtgaagggcaagcaaggggcttggcgccgaagaaccaaatccggtggtgaagggcgagtgacGGCTTTGTCATGATGGACCGTGCGAGACCATTTAAAGCTACAAGTAACCGCATCaatcatttgaagaatatatggtgaaacggtATCGGCATTGGCGTCCCTCAAGACAATGaaagaaagataaaaaaaaaggcattccTAATGGTATAGTTCTCTtcttatttacatttgagtttaggaatgccgtactattaagagggatgcaacgtcgaggtgtttgtgtatgtctcggtgctcaaagtgacctatcatagtgctaccttgagagaaacccaagctttaacctatcctttgagtggttttagaccttgtttttggttgagttgggtagtcctctgagtgagctttccatagagtccaagttcATCAAAAAGGACTCCCGAGCGAAAAGTTATAGTCGTTTTACTCTGTgcttttcggaaagtccgaaaaattACCGGAAACTCCGATAATTTTTTGGACAACTCCGAAAATTTTTGGACATTCCGAAAATGGCTGCGAATCTGAGATTTGCTTCTATAagttttcggacttgtccgaaaatgcttttcggaaactccgaaaattacagtcttggcctccaacggctagtttttgaggggctcgggtatataaactcctcCACCCCTCCTTTGAGTGGCTGCTGCTCTTGGGGAGTATTAGACACATCCAAAGCCAAATAGCCATCCCTATTTCCCTacctttgtggtgcctctttgtgagggggatttgagaaggggagagagttggattgagagagtgaggagttgagagctagtgagcttcactccatcctttgtggtgcctctttgtgagagggatttgagaaggggaaagagttggattgagtgattgagaagttgagagctagtgagtTTCACTCCATACTTTGAGCACTCGAGTTCATAGCAAGCAATTCTTCGATTGTGTTTATTACTTTTGGGGACTAAggtctcctagacggctaggcgtcgccggtgagcacccaaggctgtggtgtgccacggaaagtttgtgaaggcttcgATTTCGCCTCCGCAAGGGAAGAAATCAAAAGTAAAAccgaggagtgcatttgtgcaacctcgtgAGGAAAGGGTTGAAATAGGCCCGGCCCTTgtggctcctcaacggagacgtaggatccgtggatccaaacttcaggaAACAAATCACGCGTCTCCTCTCTTTGTTTGCCCATTTGTGCATTCTCTCATATTGTGCTTGAGCTTGTTTTTACCCGATCTACTTGCATGCTTAATTGATTTAGTTGGTGACCTTATATCTTATTTAGATACCTTATTTGTCACCTTTTGAttcatatacattttgtttatttgagcTACAAGTTCATAGATAGTGTTTTATTCCTTTATCCGCCGAACTTTTTGATTGAGACCGGAACTTCCAATCTCATATCGGAAGTTCCTATTTGAACCAAAAGTTCTCATCATTCTAATATGCTACGAAGTTGTGTTAATTTTTAGgaacgcctattcaccccccctctaggcgacaTTAAGGTCCTTTCAAGTACAAAGGAGACCTTTTCAGGCTACAAAGCGATAGTACTCACCTAAGAGAATCCAACCCTTCATTCGTATCTAGTCCCCTTCCTTTTATAGTCCAAGGAGGGGCTTAAATTATTACAAATCTACTCTTAGTGTTGTCTCATCAGCCGTCTTGTCACTGCCAGCTGGTTCCCTAACGCAGTCCTCAAGAAACCCTTCAAGTCTTACGATTCATATTACCCCGGGCTCCCAGGCTCTGTCTGAGATAGTTGGGCATTCGCCAATGTGCTCACCACGTGGTGCGTGGTGGGCCCAACGAGGCCCGATCTGCCTGAAATAGCGCCACGCTTGCTTCTTTGCCCGTTTGGTTAAATCAAGTGGCACGGGGCATGTGCGACGCGTGTCCCAGGCGCCACCGTCCAAAGTGACTCAGCGTTGGCGTCTTGTCCACTTCCTTTCAACTCAGACTCCCCCCATAAAGCTATTTCACTTATGATGAGGCGTGCTACCTCCAAGCTGGATGTGGAGCATGCCCAACTTCCTGGAAGTTTATGAGGTAACGCCCTCCCGTGCTTAAAGAAGGTTGATTATTCTTGGATGAGCTTCTTGAAGGTATCGTTGATGGAAGAATATCTCAAGATTATCCGTCTTATATATTTTGACGCCCCTCTAAGCAGAGGAACGCGAACTATACAAGGACTAAGGTGAGTCCGAGGCCTAGGACTAGACCGGACCTGAGGCAGACCTTAGCTTATCCTCTTAATATATAGGTCTTGCATGTTTCTATGCCTTTCTTGCCGAGGACCGTAGAACCTTCAAGGGCTAGGGTGAGCCCGGGGCCCAGGACAGAGCCGGGCCCGAGGCTGACCTTAAGGCAGAGGAGGGGCATTTTTGTGACCCAAGCCAGGCCCCAAGTTACTTCTATACACAGAGTTTTGAGACATATACATAGGATCCCTCCTCAGCCAGAGAGAATCCCATATATGAAATCTTAGGTGGGCCCAGGGCCTTTCGGAAGGGGTTCCTAGCTACGTCACCCTAGGGttacctttttatttttaaatacatTCTGAGCATGCTATTTATTTGATAATGATCCTTTTTCCGGATAAATGAGGACCCCGATTCCCATTTCACCGACAAACGGCAGCAAATTGGATGACGCTCACGCTCATCGCCATCCTTCCCCGAACCGAGGCAAGCTGTCCCTCATGCTCCCGAACATGAAGAGGAGTTCTCCATAGAATGACGCCACTAGAGGCTGCTGACTCATAGTGGGAGCGGCACCGCCAAACACGAAGTCGCCGTTGGTGCCAACACCAACACCGCTCGGCCCAATCTCCCCGATCCCATCCTATCCTATGTCGTCTATACCGCTGTCGCCGCAGCCAAACGGATTCCATGACGCCGTAGTGAGTGACGCCGGTGGCTGCtggcgggagcgggaggagtAGGCGGGCGCCACGTGGCGCAGCTTGGCTAGATGCGGGAAGGAGGAGGCAGTGGTGCAGCCATGTGATCAGAGGAGGCAAGGGTGAGCCCTAGGTTGGGGTTTCCCATGGCGCCTAGGGGGGTGCTGCTGCTGAGGGGTGCTGCTAGGGTTTTGGCACGTGGGGTGGAGGTTGGCGCTGCTACCATTGGCGTCATCCCTAGGCATGGCAACGGCCGGGGGGAGGGGATTgcaggggaggagaggagtgtGTTTTAGTTGGTCCGATTTAGGGAGAGAAGCGGAGGAGGAAGGGTTGCATAGGGAACGCGTCGACGATGGTGGCCACTGATAGTGGGCCTCACAATTTTTCATTTTATTcttgtcactgacatgtgggtcccacaagcTGACTCAGCTAGTCTACAAGTCAAAgatgccacgtgggacaaaaTTGCCTCCGAAACCGTTCGGGGAGTTGATTTTCATCGGTTTTGGGAATTAGGGGGTTATACCctgttttgcggttgagggatgtgTGATTCTTCTACCAGGGACATGAGTTGAGAAGGggggcaaaatagacttattcctttaAAATTCTGCttggaaggagagggaggagacagTGCAGGAGTAGATGTCCACCTTCGCCGGGGGAGAATGGCCACCTCCCAATCGATGGGCGTGGGGTGGAGAtcctcgccgccgtggaggcCATGGCGAGGGTTGGGGAAGGAGTTGATGGCGACGTCGCGGCCAGTGAGGAGGTTGTTGCCGGCCTTCCtggccccacctcctccgcgcctgtGGCCTCTACAACACTGTGTTACCCATCACTGGCGCCGACGCCCTCATCCTCTCCCGCCTCACTCCGCTGACCTCCACCTCACCTGCTGGCCGGCCTACCTAgaaaagagtgagagagaggaggaagggagagaagaggggaaagagagggtgATGACATGGccaccctgacatgtggggcccacgttgaCTCAGTTGCCACGTCGGAAATAACCAGGGTTAAAACTGCCTAAAGACCCAAAGTAACCTAGTTTTGTTAGTTGATAGATGACATATATCTCGTGGTTTTGTAATCCGAtgacaagatgagggacctGATATGTACTTTTTTCCCCCTAAACACTCCCAATGTGGAAGTAAACGGCCCCATTGTTATTCggggaataagcgaaacgacatatttacaaatgaaaaataatttgtgaatataatttttatatacatgttcttagcaatctaaaaacaaatgttaaaaaataaacttcgatgaaaaaaaccctaaaatcaacaATAAACTTTAAGattataaatttaaattgtggctgataagtataagtataaaaaaaaagacgagGCCGAAAAATCACTTGGGCCTGTTCTGTTAGTCCAGCCCACTAGGCAACTCCAACGGCGGCCGCATCAAACATGGCGTCGGCCGGAATCGCAGCGCCAAGCCCCCAGTCTCCTGTCCCCAATCGGCGACGCAGAACAGAACGCGAGCAGTCGAGCAGCCCGACCACCTTGACCACATCAGCTGCCAGCAGAGCAGGagctctctcctcttttttgaCTTCAAACTTGCGCTCGCTCGGCGACAAGCTCACCACCACCCCATCCTTTTCTtttaccttcttttttttttcttttccttttttgctCTCCATGGCTTCCACCTCCTCATCAGCCATCACCTCTCCCTTTGCAATTCTCTACCAAAGCGAGCATCACTACTACTAGTGCTCCTTccactctctcctcc encodes:
- the RPL7A-1 gene encoding large ribosomal subunit protein eL8z, giving the protein MAPKRGGRAPVPAKKKTEKVTNPLFEKRPKQFGIGGALPPKKDLHRFVKWPKVVRIQRQRRILKQRLKVPPALNQFTRTLDKNLATNLFKMLLKYRPEDKAAKKERLLKRAQAEAEGKTVEAKKPIVVKYGLNHVTYLIEQSKAQLVVIAHDVDPIELVVWLPALCRKMEVPYCIVKGKARLGSIVHKKTASVLCLTTVKNEDKLEFSKILEAIKANFNDKFDEVRKKWGGGVMGSKSQAKTKAREKLLAKEAAQRMT